In a genomic window of Panthera tigris isolate Pti1 chromosome D4, P.tigris_Pti1_mat1.1, whole genome shotgun sequence:
- the SURF6 gene encoding surfeit locus protein 6, producing the protein MASLLAKDAYLQGLARKICSQPSPEPQKRKSASKTRGSEASGPPKKKRKKTQKKSWEREEKAVEPKAQPLGEKSPAASKARNPAAATEEEAFTSTGSPADVEVTESDSLFALDVLRQRLREKIQEARGQGSTSEPSPAALEKRRRRKQERDRKKRKRKELRAKEKVAKATEAVEPPREPPREEAQLGLLFNKVEVSAGEPAGKAQRRKEKRQKLKGNLTPLTGKNYRQLLERLRARQGRLAELRGQDEGKARELETKMRWTDLLYKAEGVRIRDDERLLQEALKRKEKRRAQRKRRWEKRTAHVVEKMQQRQDKRRQNLRKKKAARAERRLDRARRKGRILPQDLERAGLA; encoded by the exons ATGGCCTCTCTGCTCGCCAAGGACGCTTACCTGCAGGGCCTGGCCAGGAAAAtctgctcccagcccagcccggAGCCGCAGAAACGCAAGTCCG CCAGCAAAACTCGAGGCTCAGAAGCTTCTGGGCCcccaaaaaagaagaggaagaaaacacagaagaaatcctgggagagggaggagaaggctgTGGAGCCAAAAGCCCAACCCCTAGGGGAGAAGTCTCCAGCAGCTTCCAAGGCCAGAAACCCAGCAGCAGCCACGGAGGAAGAGGCCTTCACCTCCACAGGATCTCCTGCAG ACGTCGAGGTCACAGAGTCTGATTCTTTGTTTGCCCTGGATGTTCTGCGGCAGCGGCTACGTGAGAAAATACAGGAGGCGCGGGGCCAG ggcagCACCTCGGAGCCGTCTCCCGCGGCTCTGGAGAAAAGACGCCGGAGGAAGCAGGAGCGGGACCGCAAGAAGAGGAAGCGGAAGGAACTGAGGGCGAAGGAGAAGGTGGCAAAGGCCACGGAGGCTGTCGAGCCGCCCCGCGAGCCGCCCCGAGAGGAGGCACAGCTGGGGCTGCTCTTCAATAAG GTGGAGGTGAGCGCGGGGGAGCCGGCCGGCAAGGCCCAGCGCCGgaaggagaagaggcagaagcTGAAGGGGAACCTGACGCCGCTGACGGGGAAGAACTACCGGCAGCTGCTGGAGCGCCTGCGGGCGCGGCAGGGTCGGCTGGCCGAGCTGCGGGGCCAGGACGAGGGGAAGGCGCGGGAGCTGGAGACCAAGATGCGGTGGACCGACCTGCTGTACAAGGCCGAGGGCGTGCGGATCCGGGACGACGAGCGCCTGCTGCAGGAGGCCCTGAAGCGCAAGGAGAAGCGGCGGGCGCAGCGGAAGCGCAGGTGGGAGAAACGCACGGCCCACGTGGTCGAGAAAATGCAGCAGCGGCAGGACAAGCGGCGACAGAATCTGCGCAAGAAGAAGGCGGCCCGGGCCGAGCGGCGTCTGGACAGGGCTCGCAGGAAGGGCCGCATCCTGCCCCAGGACCTGGAGCGGGCCGGCCTGGCGTGA